The window AGAGGTCTAGTTCTATGATCACCATGTTTAGCGCCAACACCCTTTATCACGCATGTTGATTCAGCTCCTCTGCTCAAATGGTGGCTTACAATAACATGCTATGCACATAACAAAGTACTTTTATcagaaaaaaagagatgttGATGAAGACGACACCGAAACCCAATaattttcaaagttcaaaccCATTTGAATCATCATGCTTTCAACTTTAGCCAAGACACAAACAAACATAACTACATTTTACTTCTCGACAAcagtaaaaatgaaataaaacaccCCACACGTAGCCAAAAACTAACAAGCAGGATTATACAAACATTATAGCACCAAACAAAGTCAACAGTTGAAACACTGTTTTTGACTGCCCGTCATGGTCTAGAACAATACATGTTAATCCACACCAAAAGCAAGCACACACTATCCACATTTTAGTCAAACATGCCGGCGTTGGCACTGTAATCATCATCACTTACTTGactaacaaaatcaataataagGTAATCATCATCACTAACTTGactaacaaaatcaataataagTTTTTGCCCGcagtaaggattttttttaaagaaaaaaaaacaacaataataaggcTGTCTTATGCATTACTAGCATAAACAAAAGAAGGAACAACCTTGGTGAAACCGAAGCATTCTCGGTGACGGCAGCATGGACAGGAGGCAGAGGATCGGCAAGAACATCGGGATTTGGAGGATCGTGTTGCCGGCACGGAACTGGCTCCTCGGCTGGCACCGAGATCGGCGTTTCAGTACTTGCTCCCCTCTCTGAAACAGAGGAATTTGGAGGGACCTACAAATACACATTATATATTCTAATTagaattagaagaagaagaagaagaagataaagtaAAGCAGTCCTtaacttttcatttatttaataaaaataaaataagaaaaggaaagacaGAGGGTTTAACGGCAGAGAAACGCACACGAGTAGTGTTATCAGGAGGATGAGGAGGAGGGCGGGGAATGTAGAGTCGTCGCCTTGGAGATTCAGTCTCCGGCGTCGCTTCGAGGAGTGTTTTGAGTGAAATCACTTGCTGTATTGCCTGCGATTTGTTCCACGACGGCCTTCTCATACCTTTTTTTTGTACGGACACCACCACCAACACGGGTTAAAACGAcagaaaactcaaaaataatGACTCGCTACTACTATACTTAAGCTAGAGAGACCTTTTTCTTTGAGGTAACGGCGGCAATCTTCGCGAGTGACCTGAGAAATATCATCTTCTGTTAGCTGGTGTAGGGGTTTGTCAAGAGCTGACCGGAAAACTGTCTCTCCCGGCTGCATGGTGTTTGATTTTGGGTCCGGTGATCGGTTACCGGAGCTTGCAAGGATGGAGGATTTAGTGAGATTTTACACTTTAGAGTGGTATTTTGGTGAATATGTTGTACTTCAAGGGGTGACAAGGTTCTGGGAGAATAGGCAGGAGAGTGAGAGGTGCGTGGAGGTAGAGGGGAGGCGTTTGTGTCGCGGCGTCTCACTCtccaactttatttttaaagggaattttaaatttaatttgatttgattttattatttattcgtGTAATCGATGGTACTGCTACCCCAAGTCGCCACGTAATACGGTAAGCCTTTTTACCATTGCCGCCATCTATCGCATATTTACGGCAGTAAAAGTTACTCCCTTGGGATTTCAAAATATTCCAACCATATTTTATTTGCAGAGAATTTATGAGAATCTTTAACATGAAcgtcaatattaataattaataccGACATTAACGTTAATATTAACAAGAAAACTTTAACATTAATAATTCCACATCCGTGAGCAGAAAAGAAAAGCCTTTTCTAactgtatttttcaaaaatagtctgcagtgattttaaaaatctaaaatccaactgggtaaaaaatattttttaaatctcgaTGTACTTTTCATGATATTTAAAACACTATTTTTGTTGAGTCACTctcttcaaaacaaatttattcgcactaaaattaatattttttattgtaaaattgtgattaattgatgttttttctccactcttattttttaatggctttctctctttattctaaaatttaaaggactgaaacacataataaataaaatttaggacTAAAACATGAAATCCTAAAAAACAAgagctaaaataaaataaaatttagagacCAAATTGTAGTTTTTTCACGCCCCATGAAcattggaaaggaaaaaaaggttttttttgtgttataattgataattattattatattgaattGAATCTTTCTTTACATAATCAAGCATGAATTTAATGATAggatattttttgatatcacAAATAAGATTTAGCGTgcaaatccaaacaaattatTTGGACTAAAATAGTGTGAGCATCACAGGGGAAGATGAAActgaaaatcaatatttaatgataaccaaataatttttaagaataaaaaaagtgtCGAGTCAAGCATATTGTTTAGTCCATAATATCTATGACTTGGGCGTCAAGGCAAAATGAACAATTTTTACTTATATTTGGTGGCTACAATGTTATAGACTAATCATTTTATCtctcctcttttattttataacaactCTCTCGTCTCAATTTATaagaactaaaatataaaatagactcAGACATGAATGATGAAACACTAAAAATCAgtgaccaaaaataaaaaataaaaagctttaaatattaaattgtagTTTTTAAAAGGTTACCTCATTAAATTTGTAAATCGAGACAACCAAGGTTACCTCATCAAACTCTCAAATCGAATAATTGATTCTATAAAGTTTaatagcttaattttttttgaaattattttttatttaactaaactttttaaaaataaaccatattgcgatactaaaatatttttctaatatcaaCTTAAtgctgagatttttttttatactgcaATAACCATATCAAAggtaaactaaaataaattatcaatttttaatcTCTATAAACACAttatataaggattaaattaaaaaaaaaaatcaataaccaaagaaaaaaagataaaatgaaaaaaaacactatgtaCTAATGGGTGTGGAGAAATAATACCCCCCACCTTTTAGTTTTataactagttacatgacctGCGTGATGCtgcgagttatttttttttgcataaaaaatattaaaaaagccaagatttaaaagtattagATTTGTTTGCAAAACTATATCTAATAGTCTTAGATTTAACTGCAACGCCTgatctaagagtaatatttataataacattaaacttgaaagacccaagtttaagtgggcctgactgcaataccaaacccaatagtcttggatatgggtctggctgcaaggttgtGTTATAAAAGCgtggtaattaaaaaaattaattaaaaataaaaaaataaagaaaaaaaccaacatgaagaaaaaaaactaatgaaaaaaaaatctaaattaactgggttaacccgtcaaaccttagATTCAcgtcataaaagtttgataactaaatagaaaaaaaaatttgacgggttaacccataaTTAACTGGGTTAGCCCGTCAAGCtcgggatacgtgtcatgaaagtctgataattaaatagaaagaaatttaacattaacaaactaaactaaatgaaaaaaaattaattaaaaagaaaaaaagcaaaaaaataaaatttagggttaactcgtcaaaccaggttaacccgttaaactcaGGATCCGTGTcttgaaagtctgataactaaataaaaaaatttaccattaacaaactaaattaaacaaaaaaaatttaaaaggaaagaaaacaaagaaaaaagaaaaaaaaaacccataaaggcataaaaaacaataaaataaaatatatatatatataataataataataataataataattatatacaaGTATAATTAAAAGGCATAATTAAAAGGCGTGGGAAAGCtcttttagtatattgttaatataacaaggattaaattaaaaaattaataactaaaaaaaaagtcaaaataaataaaaaaacacaataatatatattactatCGTAATAATTCCATATTATTAATGTTAGTAGGGAATAATATTTTGCCCACAtcttttaactttatatatatatatatattactcgttttcttttagtatttctagtaattataattataattataatgatccTCCAAATTATCATCtgaaaagaaaggataaaaattTGATGGTTAAAGAATTGTCGGGCAACTTTATTCTTATTACATCtcttaaaagagaaaaatgcagtggtaaactaattaatttataggCAAGTGTTTTGTTAAAAATGCAACGAattgaaattcaataaaaatatttaatcaaatatcaaaCGCCCCTTTCACTTACGCAGGCAGATGGCATgcacttttttctttgtttgttcttgaatataaaaactaatcatTATACGGATGGATtgtaaatttgatctttaaactATCATACTGCTTTtatcatcatgatttttttttatatacattaaaattattattaatatatatatagggatTAACAAATTTAAAGTTATGTTAAAGAAAACGTGAAAAGAAGACTCCctgattttcaaattaatttaacaattagTATTAAGTGTATATTTTCACCTTAATATAAATATAgggattaattattttactataaGTTTAttgtgaaaatgaaaaaagaaatagagggaaacttaaagttttaaaagagaagagaaaaagagagaataataaattttgaaaagatgGTGCCGAAAATTGAAGaaagtgaatttttataatgaaaaggAATGTATCCCCAGGGGCACAAGGCCATGGCTATCCCTTCGAATTGGCCTAGAATCCCTGGCCCGTGTACACCACACGAATGATGGATTTTCCACCTCAACGGATCCAGCACGACTCACTACTCGTTCGATCCCTAACTTTGCATCCCTTGGACACCAAACGACCCAATTATTAACAAAGTAGTTTATATAGAGAACATGTGTAActggatatttttataaaattattttcaagaaaaattcataaacACCATGAAAAACCAATTTCAAAGCTGCTAGCGAGTGAAAATATTGCTACAAGCGACTGCATGCGTCACTCACCAATAGGTTTATCGATCCTTCATCCCTGCCAATGATACAAGTTGCAATTTATGTATGGCCAGAATAAAGTGAATATTATCAACTTCACGAAGATTTGAATTCGGGAGGTTCTATTTGAAAGCAGGAGCCTGGATTAATGGAATAGGAGAGAGCTAAACTGCTGATCAAGCCTCAAGCCTCGTAATGAACAGACcctaatttaacattttaaagcTAGTCATCCATATGGAGAAAAAACCCTTGTTGCATTCCCTTCGCCATCCTTGTCTCTGCTATCCTAGTAGAGTTTACTGGTTTAAATTGCAAACTTGAATTTTCCACGTATCTTTCATCTGGTGCTTCATGAATTTTAACCTTTGGATTATTATCTAGCATTCTTTAATCCAAGAATGACTAGCATTGCCTTGGACATGAGCTTGACAAACTGATCAAGAGCAGGTCTGATAATTAGAAGGCATCCATTGGCATCCTCTCGAGCTCTAGAGTGGCTGATATTTGCTTTCCTGCACATTATAATAAGATTAATTCCAGTGAACTAAGAGATGCATGttgataatttgatattattatattaaatttaataataatatcaaataattctcaataacttaaatatttttttctgtgacttcaaaaaaaaatctttgaaccGAACGGAAGACATGCCTGGCCTGTAAACTAGTCATGTCTACGAGCACTTGGACTGTATATTCTTGGTCATCACTGACTGCTATGTGCAACGCTGTGTCTCCTGACTTTGGAATTCTCGCCTTGTAAGCTGCTGGGCTATCCCTGCAAGATTGCAACCACCTCCTCCCATGGCAAATCTAAACAAGCTAGCTTTTCACAAGATATCCGTAATGAAACTTGTTATTTCAATGGGAAAAGCCATTTCTTgtcttcctctttcttcttgCTACAAGCCTATACGGGCACTACAACCAGCAATTAGTACTAACGAGTACTCACAACATGcccatataatttcttttatgaaatACAGCAGCATGATTCAATGGTGtgattaaaagaacaaaatataaGTTAGATTTTCTAAGGTGACCCCTATAAGACTTGGATCTCAAGTTTAACAAATCCCTTCTGCATATAATCGTGAGCCTTCCTCCAGGTTTTCGGACTTGAATCTTAAGTTTTACTTTCTACGACCGAAAAAACAGATGTATCAACTcgcatgaaaaaaagagaaaaagtataattttgccttttctttttcagaaaaagagaCATCTTATAACTTTCACTATAGAAAACTAAAGCAAAAGGTAGGGGATCCTGCATGtgctttcttatcttttttgaCAGTCGGGTTCTGCAGCCAGCTTCCCTTCACCAAgactctgtttttgtttttgttgttgcgttTGCTTTTAGTGGTGAGACcactaattaaatttgaatgtattttCACTATGACATCATTCTCTTCAACATATTGTGTGTGGTTAGAtttgaagtttttctttttttatgcacAGTAAAATTACTACTATAGCCTTGCATTGAGAAATTCTTATGCTTTAAGCTCAAGGGTATTTAGATACTTTTCTATTATTCGGTATAATGCAATTACTTTGATAGCTttggagacaaaaaaaaattaaaactctcTTGTAAGggtgttttagttatttttattgttttttttagattttaaggtTTTTCATAGGtgttattgtaattattatatatttaatattatttaaaaaaataattctagctTATGCAAtgcctcaaattttttttttctctagcaGCGGCGAAGCACGGGTAACAAATCTAGTTACAGCTAAAGCAACACAGTATAGTAGCCTTGGTGTACCGGGCAGTTTCTAGCCTACAAAAGGCAGACCAGGTGCGCAATAATGTTATGGATAAATCAAGTatcgtgatttttttaatcgagAAGCGCAAAGATgctatttgataaaataaattaaaaatatatgaatctataaattaaaaaagagttgttaattttaattaaaaaataaaatgaaaagctaatcttttataatttatattattttcaaatactgtatacataacaaaaattaaaaaagagttgaaaaaaaagaagtgtcaatttcatcttttatcgCATAGGGCAAGCAAATTGCCAAttactataattataaaaaaataaaaaatattaaaaataagagagatggtattaattgaaattcaaataaaaaataaaaaatatataaaaaagaagaagggtattgattaaaatttaaataaaaaaggctaGCTACCCAAGAGCCCATGCTTACGTGggctaattcaattttttttaggggACGACATATAGTCCACTctgttcttcttttcttctcttttatctcATAATAGGTCTTCGTAGTCTGTGGTATTTTATCGAGTTTTGGAatcttaaaaaactatttttcaactGGTTCTcacttgaaaacataaaaaaaacaccatcttTATCAAGCTTCTTTAAAGAATTTCAGTATATGAACATGaacttaattctttttaaagctTGTTTGGTAGCGgagttgtggttattttttaaataatttttcatgctgaaatatatcaaaataatattttttttatttttttaaattatttttaagatcaacacgtcaaaacaattcaaaatatacaaaaaagttaattttttttaaaaaattaattttgtaggAACGCAGTTTGCATCGTGTTTCTAAACAAAGTGATACAAATGttgaaattaatcaattttctttcttgtcgattttttttgataatttttttaaataaaaaaataaaattttaaaccaaaatataaaaatttcaaacttaGTAATggaaataaaagttgaaaatcTCATTcgctatttttattaaaaaaacactggaTAATTTCCTTAGTATTGAGTTGCGTGCTTTCACCTTTAATTAATTCACCTCGCACCTTCCTCAAAATTCTGCATTCACTttcctcccttttcttttctctttgacaatgccttctttttcttttttcttttgcctcTGACTTCAAAAAATCAACAGACTGTCAGTCACtagtccccccccccccccccacgaAAAATGCCTCTCGAATATCTAGCCTTCTTGTCCTTCGGTCTTAGCCCCCCCTCTTCCACGAAAAGTCATCGGCTAGCTTTTAATTTGGAGACCTGCCTCGTCAGAAAGCTTTTATCATTTACAGagtgtttgaaattataatagagaatatttttaaagtgatttttatttaaaaatatattaatttttaatatttgtatataaacaacatataaaaatattaataaatattaatttaaaacttttaaaaaaaatcaaaaaatctaaCAGCAGCTAGAATTACCAATTCCACCGTTCATTTTAGTATGTGTAGTTCTTCTCTCTTGgaattgctttattttttttattgagtttcgTGCTATCACCTGTCCAATCACTCCAAACCTTTCTCATGTTTTTCACTCACTTTCCTGCTCTCTTTTTCccctttaataatttttcttttgcctGAACCACGCATGGTCATGGACTTCAAAAATTAACAGAACGGCCACGagctaataaaaacaatttcagcCGCTCTTTTTATAGGTTATGATGGCGGTAAAGAACACCCTCAAGTAACATAAGTTAAGAGATTGAttgataaattatgaaattgtgAGATGTTGCTTAAAACAGAAGAACCTCAGGGAAGGTATTTATTAGAACATAAGTTACAATATTACATAAGTTACGACAGGTCCGAGGCCACCAAACATGGAGGTACTGAGCAGCACTCTCTTCTTTAGTGTTTTGATAGCACCTTTGCGGAAAGAGGAGAATTATTCATCAATTGCCACTAGAGTTCATCAACGGACATAGCAGATAAACTTGAGCACGATGTCCCTTCACTTTTGTTCTGGACTGGATCAAGTGTTGCAGGAGCAAAATAATTAGGTTTTTGCAGAATTTTGTTGTAGTCCGTGTAGTTGCCTTTGAAGAAAGCCTCTAAAAAGGCGACAGAAACGCCACCTACAGTTCTTCTCATGGGATCCCTGCTAACCCCCCACCGAGACCCCTTGCACATCGCACGGGCTCCTTCCCCAATTAGACCTATATCGTCATCTAAAACGTCCATGTGGCCATAGTCTGTAGTAACAAAATGGCTACATGGAGGTTTGCACTCATTGAAAATCTCCGTGTGGCTCACCCCATCTGGAGCACACGTCTGCGGTAAGATGGGGAAGGCTGGCTTATTGCCTAACCCAGTACCAATTATGGCGACAGGAATCGAAAAGTTAAAAGAGCAAGATTCGTAATTGAGTATTTTGGGCTCCATCTGATTAGTTTTGGAAGTCCCCGCAACGGGGTCTACTCCTATCAGCGCTGAAAAGTCAACGTCTAAGGAAACATCGGCAAGCCCAAGTGCAAGAGCAAATGCAATGTATCCACCCCTACTGTGGCCTGCAAGAGCGAGGTTGTGCATGTCCCCTTCAATATCTTCAGGTAGCACACACCGGAGACCTGAGGGTAACCAGTTTGCCACTTCTGCTGCCAAGTCAAGCTCGACTTGTCCGCTAGGTGGCATCAATCCGTATAACTAAGGATCAAAACTCCAATGTCAGGTCAATCTTCACAGAGAATATTTCTTCATCAAAattagacaaaaataaaatacatggaaCAACACATATCCATGGTATGCTGCCGATTTATTAAAAGTTATACATGAAACTCATGAAGAATGAATCGATTTGTACAGTATGTTTGGATGTATTAAGAAAGGACATGGAAAAAGGAGTACCTGCGGTGCGACCACTATGTATCCATGAGAAGAGATGAATTTGAAAACATCAGTGTACCAAGAGTTTTGGCAGCCTGTGCCGTGGTGAAACAAGATGACAGGATACGTGCCCTTTTCTTCTGGCCTAAAAATCAACAAGGATCTAGGAGGTGAACAGCTAGAGGATGTTCCTACATCAGATTGTATTGGGTGAAAATTTCCTGTTTCGAAAACACTAACTTCTGCCAAAACAGAGTGATCAGCTTCAGACGCTAGTGTTGGCAAAACAGGTTTATATTCCAGCAGTACTGTTGCCAACAACGCTGCTAAAAGAAATACCAAGCGTGTTTCCATTTTCTTTCTGTGCATTAATTATCGTAGAGAGGTAGGCGAGAATGTAGACCGATCTCTACCTGTTATATAAGGGGATGATCAGCGTCTCCCCCCTTTGAAAAGATTAACATTGTACGTCCTCCTTTATTTGGACACGTTTCGTATGCTAACCATCCATATCATTCATGTACTACAAAGGACTAATAACTAGTTACGTAAGAGTATTAAAAGGttcaagttcaaaaaaatatctcaacaagtcaaatgacttttttaatgaatgaaattgttttttactatGATTGCTGGATCATAGAGTTTAAGAAACCTTAATTTCTTATCAGTATACActacattaattaatattagattaagTTTGCTTGTTGAATGAACAAAATTATTAACAGCATCTTTCTAGCTCATGATCATGAAGGAGTGAAGGCTATTTAGAGTGCTTAAAAGACAGCGTGGAGAACCCTAACACAAAGATATGATTAGTCGGATCAATTACCAAAAACAGGAATCAAACAAACATAAAGAAGAGAAGATCAACATGCTTAGAGACTTCAAAAGGGTAGACTGGAACCTAAATGTATTCCTTCAAACCCATACATGCTTCTTATCAATATGAAGTGTGATGTTTATGATAGGCGATGCATCGAAGACTTAACTTGTGGCCAATCATTTTGGAGgcacttttttaattttgaagaaattccttttttaatatGGATTGTCATAACCtagttctaaaattatttttcaaaattaaaaaaagcaaaaaaaaaaaaacatgttttcgaTGCATTTCGACCATCAATACGaccattttgtaattttcaactatttttatcttgttgatgtctttctgaaaaaattaaattcaaagaaatatattttaaacgtATTTGCATCCATTTCTCATTTCTTgattacttttcttttcaaattgaagttaatgTTGCTTTTcatgaaaagatcaaaatacaaaaaaaaaatcaaaacagtgagaaaataaacaagaggctagagtgaaaacaagaaaaaaaaaaggatcaaattgaaattaagcTATTTGGGGACCAAGTAATTgagagaaaatgataaaataaagttaGACTATAAatagagaggaaaaaagaagagaggggattatttattttcttcttcctctacaCTATTTCAAAATGTTAACCAAAACCTTAGTCGCAAGAGAGAgtgaccata is drawn from Populus nigra chromosome 5, ddPopNigr1.1, whole genome shotgun sequence and contains these coding sequences:
- the LOC133694064 gene encoding chlorophyllase-1, chloroplastic-like; this translates as MHRKKMETRLVFLLAALLATVLLEYKPVLPTLASEADHSVLAEVSVFETGNFHPIQSDVGTSSSCSPPRSLLIFRPEEKGTYPVILFHHGTGCQNSWYTDVFKFISSHGYIVVAPQLYGLMPPSGQVELDLAAEVANWLPSGLRCVLPEDIEGDMHNLALAGHSRGGYIAFALALGLADVSLDVDFSALIGVDPVAGTSKTNQMEPKILNYESCSFNFSIPVAIIGTGLGNKPAFPILPQTCAPDGVSHTEIFNECKPPCSHFVTTDYGHMDVLDDDIGLIGEGARAMCKGSRWGVSRDPMRRTVGGVSVAFLEAFFKGNYTDYNKILQKPNYFAPATLDPVQNKSEGTSCSSLSAMSVDEL
- the LOC133693809 gene encoding protein TIFY 4B-like isoform X3; translated protein: MQPGETVFRSALDKPLHQLTEDDISQVTREDCRRYLKEKGMRRPSWNKSQAIQQVISLKTLLEATPETESPRRRLYIPRPPPHPPDNTTRVPPNSSVSERGASTETPISVPAEEPVPCRQHDPPNPDVLADPLPPVHAAVTENASVSPRTTGMAKESAGQMAIFYCGKVNVYDDVPRDKAQAIMHLAASPFAPPQDASSDVIPTLRPLQCQLETPGVKAAPNSIVANFPTLPTVKGADSGQILWEESNIAREDNLEGSTSRKASLQRYFEKKKDR